TCATAATAGTTAGgcgagtttttttaaaatttaactttcatatattttatatatatatttgcatttatcaaGGCTTCTgagaagagaataaaaaaaatatttaatttctattttccgaatttttgtaaatattttttgaattttctttttatgagtcTTTATCTTTATAAGTAACCGCTTTTGGACACAACTGGTTCTGAAGGAACTCACTAAAATTCTCAATTGTGCGTTTTATCTAACTTTTTGGGTATAATAAGGATGAATATGTATTTGTGCGTTCAGTGTtacttgcatttatttaataacactGCTTTTATTAATTTCCGATTTTCTCTCACaatgctttttgaaatttctatttttatttttaatttttttattttaatggattttcttgaaaatagatATTGTTTAATTGACTCAAATGGAATTAAAGCTAAgttcattcagaaaaattaaattatcaatcacttaaagaaaaagattacatttcctcagtttttatattaatcgtttggtatagtttaatttttacaagaaatagAAATCGTTTGGTGCtactgatattctcattttaattttatttttttaaaaaaataaaactgtggataataaaaggattttatgtattttatttgaattattatttgaaaggttttaatattttatttgaaagtatttttgcaTTAGAAATATCATATTTTGCGATGTTCAAAGTTCCGGGATTTATTTTACTACGGAAGAAAGAGTAAAGGTAGAAAGATAAGATTAGATATGGAAGCTgagtaaagataaattatttggtGTTTCCCTTGACGTAACTACTCTATGCATTTTGGACATCGTTCATGCAaagacagaaatatttattgctaaCCTCCTTTTGTTATTCCCTTTAGCATTTTGAGTGGGGCATTGTCATGCTGGAACATTAGGAATTGGCCTTAGAAAGATCTGATATAACGCCTTCATCGACAGTTAAGAGCTTTAACATATTCTTCTTTAATAGTTGTACAATTAAGCTGATGGAATTCCTTCTGTACAATCCCTTTTCAATTGAAGACAATTTTTCTCTGCGACTGGAAGTTTTGAATATCTATAATGACGAGATACGCACATGCGCTGTTTGTATCAGAATCGGTTTTATCCAATCGAGATAAAACCGGTTCTGATTAATTGGTCAATTACATACTATTCTTCATTATGTTCAGCAGGACATTCATTCACTTCATTAATcctttgaatatctttaaaaaatttgaacatagcagcatatttttttaaaaaaaaattgatattttgaattttaaagaatgacacttaggatataaaaatttcttgttctttttcttcttctttttttttcagctgttTGGCGGCATATGCGTGGGGCTGATGATTACTTACGGAACACCAGTCTGGATGACGTTGGGCATTGCTTATCCACTGTTTCTAGTCAATTCTTCGGCCGCCCTCCTCTTTACATCGGTCAGCCTATTCTGTTACCTCATATCCGAGCACACATACAGAGCTATCAGAACAACAGTTCTTGTAAGTTAATATAcgtcaacagaaaaaaattgatgtagCTTAGTTTGATTTAGTTTTATCCACGTCTTGCTTAGAAGCAAAACGGAGGCTATTTTGAGACGCATTTcatatacacttttttttatcagaatttaatttgtggtgaaaagcttataaaccgctacgagacatgagtataAGCTACGagttaacagctacgagacatgagtataAGCTACGagttaacagctacgagacatgagtattacttttgtcttgttacacggctgcgaaccacaaggtccctggTTATATCCTCGCTCCTAATAaaccgctacattggtgacccggacgtgatcacCAGAAgattgcgtgttcaaatcacgtccgggtcaccaatgtgcaagtttcttgaggttcgaactcgcaacgttagggttcatacccgagtaacaaagccactagacaaaagtgtataCTCCTTTCCGGTGGTTGTTacctggcttatgaagttaccaccacaaattgatcaaaaatgaaatcagaGGATGACGCTTTTTTCGTCCtaacttccaaaaaatattgctgcacagaaataatttttacacaatttaaaaattaaatatatatatctctcCCTCTGTATCTGTCTCTCTGTGTGTATATGCGTAtaataacatcttttaatttaatttcaatcgcAATTGAttacctatttttattttaaattaaccaatgttaaattccttctaaaattttctcttattttccgGTTCAAATCccacttttcatttaattagtaCCAACACGCCctctaaaaaaaaatcccttttctttGGCTTTCACGCCACAAGCGAAGGGATAGCAATCCCAGGTGCTAATGTAGATGTTTAAAAGattaagattccctttcctaaatcgacaggTATCAAATAAATCCCTATCGGAATCTAGTAATAAAACcactaaatggaaaaaaatctgttACTTCCGCTCTTGTCTTCTGGTTCGAATGTGAGTATTTGCTTCCTGTGTaaaaattatgcctcccgtggtaaaataaattgaaatttattcaaaaagtatcTTCCTTTCGGCCACGTAAACTGCCAAAATTATGCTATACGTACATGTATGTGGTGTCCGGAGCGCCATCCTGGCGGCGCTCGTGTCATCACTCAGCAGTCACTAAGAAGTTATCTGATTGCCGCTATTAAAACCGTATTCAGTACTGTAATAGCGTTCATCGATGTAcagcggcccagccgttcgttcagttcattaaattcgtttatgttaaaTGAGTGTGTGTTTcttgtaatatgagccatctctaagcattaatctcaaccgggctttcccctagggcctgagagagatatttgatttgatatataatccgattagtagaggcctgtttttcgagccagagttaacatatcTCTAGATGTATAcatgtaaaacataattttaacagGGTGCGTGGCCGAAAAGAAAAgtgtttggaattttatttcatccCCGGAgacataatttgtacaagaaacaCCGATCTTAAAAgatgcgtcagtctacatcgggaaacaagagcaaaagagacagaaattttccccttcagtgattttattatgagattctcatagagatttctttgacacgtgtccaTTTAagcaagggaatcttaggtatctttaaaggAATGCTGTGAGCAtaagggatttttatcccttcactagGTGGCGCGAGAAAATGTTGAAGTCCTCAGTTTTCTAAAGCGCGTATtaaaggtaattaaataaaaagtcggaattggatcaggaaataagagagcattttagaatgaagttaatatgaggtaaattaagattaaaaaaaaataggaaattatttaggatttaaattagattaagagctatcattacatatatattcaacTTACTGgtcgtgtgatttttttttctgaaaatccaatttttttccccttaactttgacaattctttaaaaaaagattttgtatcaatatatttcattgttgcaatgacattcaaaatttttttcattattccatcATATATCGAATCGTGTAATTTTCCTTCTTTTGGACTGTTGAAAGTTAAAGCAAGATTATGTTCTTTTATCTGCTCAATTTATTTGAGGAATAAGAAACTAACATTAAAGACAGCGTACAAACATTATCAATGTAAGAATtccattaagaaaatatattttcaaaatacgcAAGATAAATATAAGGCTGCTAAAATAACACGATATTAATGTCTATATcagtttgataattaaaaatatttttttaggaatcaTAAGTATCGAAATTAGGTATAACAGATTCAGTGGAAATCAAACGAAACCAATATTGTCTACAAATCAGTTGGTCACTAAAGCTAACTAGCATGTCATAAATGCTGAGAACATCTcagtaaaaagcatttttatgacTGACGACTTGATAGTAACGATGCCAACAGTATAATATGCTCcctataacttatttatttattttcatttattgcagGAAATTTTCCAGAACGCAACAGCGTCCGTCCTGTATGCGGTTGGCTCGGGCTTCCTGTTGATGCACACCTCGTTCTTCTTGTGGCCGATGTACATAATCATTCCTTACTTTCAGGCCTATCCGGCTCTCATGACTGCTGGGGTGAGTTGGAAACTGATACAGAGATGATGATAATGCATTGCACTGTCTCTCTTGGCgacttttttttgttagtttcaaGGTTTCCTCGTTTCAATACAGTTGTTTGTTTTCGAAGGGGCTTTGGCGacgttttatcattttttatgttagcgaaaagaaaaaaagtcagcCAAAGGGGAGGAGATTACGCATGATGTCCCTGTTCAAAGAGGACATTAATCATTTTTCTGagtttcatatttcaagaaaagaaacTAACTCTTTCACTCATCAGCTAAAAAGCtatgattttattctatttttttaagcaaatttaaacattaaaatgccTGTATTTCAGACATTGCATTAACGGAAGaaaatggctatttttttttatatcttgccatattttatacaaaaacataaaaaaaattaccttcgtGGAGTTCCCTAAGAATAGGATCTGAAGTATCCATTAGCTTTCTGCACCAACTAAATGCTTGAACAGAATGGCTAAATGTTCGAAGTTTGGTACGCAGACTTTATACAAATGCAGATCTATAGAAAAAGAGAAAGTCTGAGGAAAAGGGAGGAATCTGTGGAAGAAAGGGATTGTTTATCAACAATTTTGTTCagaagatcgtataccaaattgtTAACTATACAAGTCCAATACCACATACAAAATATCTACGcagttatgttaaaaattattgtgttaaaaCACACACGAATATACAAACCGTGTGATGCCCATTCCTTTGACGGACTTCAtccaaaatataacaaaacatttttaaacttgaGTGTTTGGACGACTAGCCAAATTTCATCCCTGtagctcaaagcaattttgaaGCATCATAACCACAAGCAGATAAATAGACTGTTTCAAAAACATGTATTTGAGATTCAGAGGGGCGAATTTCTAAATAAGCATCTACCTACGATCGCAAGAATGGAAAGGAACAGCAAATAGAtggatttaaacattttattttctagtcgcaaaataaataagtttgtaaaagatacaaattttatgaatgatgaaaCATTAGAATAACATtaccattttatcaaatatatttggtTAGGTTCCTGCAGGTTTGCTTGCgttcttaattattatattatttataaaactggaTATTGGATTCGATAATACTATATGCAAAGTGGCTGCCAGACAGTCTGGAATCATAATAAgtacataaaaacaaatattacatatttacaaataaaataaaaaaatatcaatcttaattaattagaaatcttaATTATTAGAAATCAGTAGCATATTCAAAATGTACTGAAATGTGAAGCTAAATTGTCCATCTTATTACAAGAAAGACCTCATAATATAAATTGCTGAAACAAGCAAAATAACGAATTCCGCCACTGGACTGAGGGAAATCTAAAATgcgaaaatttgcaaaatattgagGTCATATTTTGGGCGATTACAATACTTGATATATTTCGTAagcgacaaaataaaaaaaaatggctttatgaaatttagaaaagtCTGGAACAtatagatttatcaaaatctccaGATCGAATTTTTGGGCGACTGCAATACTTTTTTGATACAAgtgttatactttttaaattatttataagaagtgaaagaaaaaaaattttctttcttacgaATACAACAACTTCATTGAAAATTTCATCCTGAAATTGATTTAAAGCCATTGCaagttttatttcagataaaaactAGAATATTGATAGAATAAAGAGCGGAAATATTCGATATTAAAAGCAAGCTAAGGAGAATTGATgtataaaaaactattattgaCTTTTAGAAAGGAAACGGAAAAAGGAAACCGCTGACGATTTAATTCGCCATTTTGAGGATGAATGAAAcctcaaataatattttcctttaagcTATTCTATACGAAGTTTGGGATGGACATGATGCCATTTTCGGACACATTTATTATCATTGCAAAATTCACCcaatatttttttccctgaattgcacaatttcttttctttactgcACGACCTTGACTGAGAGtttcatgaaagaaataaaatttaccttCTATGCCATGCCTGTCATTTTGAAGGTTTTACTTTAGACGTCAATACAACTAcacacttttctttaaaaaaaaatatttcaagctttaAAGTGTGCACTTCCTTTAACATTTATGGTCCacaaaaatgcatgtttttcgatttcaaaaaataatagcttttgagttttattaaaatggaattgtccataatttgaattttatgtcgAAGATTGATTCCCTTTTAACTTATCAATAAATAGTTCATACTAGTTAACTAGAACAAAATTTTCACACatgaacttttaaagaaatttcgtgTGCAACTTTTGTACTGGTGAAATTGTCACCTTAATCTTGAATGAATTAACCAGAACAGGAATTAATCGAAAAgttatatttgattgaaaattttttttatcaaatttgcttaaatattttgagtaaacatgcttttagatttttaaacttttcttgtttctctttcatggGTATGTTGTGAAATTGTTCATAAAAAGctgctttatttttctattttcttttgcaGGTGTTTGGTTCTTTATGCTCTTTTATTCATGCCATCGATGCCTATTGTGCTTATCGAACATTCCGAAGTATTCACTTTACTCGCTAAAAAAAGTCAGAAAGAAGTTGCAGTTTTCTCCTGCGTACAACTACAAAATTCATCTAATTCTccgaaacaaattattattatatttattctgtcttatttatttttaatgcttattctaataatcaatttttctttttgatattgttttaaaatcgaATCGAAACGACGACGAATTacgatttattgaaattattaacgATCGATTTTGTAAAATAAACGAATCTTAAAAAGTCTGAAacaaaagaagtataaaatgaACTGACAAATGCAgaaggaaaaagtatttatatgcaAACAATACCTGAAAAagttaaaagctaattttattttcttgatattaatATTGCTAATTAAAATGGCAAACGATCtatatgttcatttttaattgtatttttattttattttagctatgcctcttgaatttattataaaaattgaattaacttcTCATTGCCTAGTTATTTGTTGAATATTGAGCTAAACTGCTtcaaaaaggttaaaaatttcttttcactctttatgtaaaattgcttttttaattattaaactgccttttaattgctaaatttttttaattactaaactgCTACTAAAAAGTTATGCAGATTTTTCTATTGAGAAATAGACTTCATTatgcatttcaaaacaaatttataataatttataataattaataattaaatttataataaattccgTACTCTGTGTAGAATATATGCATTACACACATTCTATATTACGGGTGTATTTGATGGAACTTAAGTGAAAACTGGTTGATATTTGTAGCTTGGCTGTCATAAAACTTGTTCTAGAGTTTTAaagcaagttataaaaaaaatgttacgtaTTTGCTGTGGTGAATGAGTTAGTGTTAAATAATGCATGTGTTTGCTGAATTTTTCTGTGTGTTTCTAGTTtgatactaattatttattattttggaatacaTTTGTAACTGTGgtgtttaataaacatttataaaaacaagtTGTGTCAAATACTCcaaacgtttaaatattttatttgtataaaaagtgtaaatttcttaaaatactccatgtaaatgaaatattttaagaaaagaaaatataaaaattagtctattcattttttaaaagaaataatcttaaagtccaaaaattaatgtaattaataaatttttgtttggataaaaacttttattaaatagttaaattgaCATATTTGGAAAGCTAAAAAAAACAGTTTGGAAGtgattatttacttttatcagctgaattaataaatgcaagtttttaaaactcgcaaatatttttatgtacttttaacATACAATAAAACTATATGTTAACGACACAAAAAATCGTACTAAAATCCTGAAGAATGAACcgataatttattagaataataaactgaaatatattaattttttttgccttataattgggaaaaattcacttaatataaaataacatcaaaatattcgTCATTTTAGACAAAGAAGAAATTATTCACAGCTATCGAGAACAGaattcaatgcatttataatCATTCCACAAAGGTTCTATTTCtagccaaaattaattttttatataaacgaaTAAATCGCATAAGAACGAATTTATTATCGTCTGCTTCTAGTCGAAGTGAATTTGTCACAAAACggaataaatttcataagaatgaaTTCATTATCGTCTGCAAATACATTCATAtggaaaaattaaagatattggaATTCGACagacaacattttttaaaacatccatttgagaaattaatgaaatagttttaaggTTTTTGCTGTAATCCAAGTGCAACAATGCAAAAATAGAAGCCTTATTGAGAATacttacttttgtttttaaatattaattaatattttaataacgtaaaagtcaaattaaatttttttatgaaatggagAATTTTAACTTAACTCCTTAATTGTGCAAATATatctgttatttaataaaatggtacCTATAGTTTCGGAAGTATGTTTTCGTATTTATTAATCTAAGAATCCATAAAGCACTTAAGTTCTTCATGGAATTAAAATCCCTTTTGCatggatttataaattttatgacgactttattttagataaattttaaaaacgacATAATTCGGTGCACGAATGAAGTTTGGGCATCACAGTTGACAAATACTTTTCtcccaatttaaaaatgaaaagaatcttTAATTCGATCTGAAGGGAGGGAAAAATTCGTTTGAAACGCTTTAAGAACAAATTCTTTAAGTGAAATTCGTTGTTCgttaaaattcatctttttgcgtttatttattttatattaaaaagatatgcaCTGTTGATATCTTTTTAGGCCAAAATGACTCTAAATAGAGTAATACATTCTATTTTGATGGTGCTAAAAACAGTAGGTAAATAAGTTGCTATCTTTGTATGTTTGGTTTAAAAACATACCATAATTCTCCAaccatcaatttaaaattctattccaTAATAGACAACCCGCTTGCTTTTATTCCCTTATTTAAATATCGgcagtttagttttttttataacacaCGATTCCGCGAGCACCAATTGAAATTCGAGGCTACAAACTTACGATAACAAACTTAGCTCAAAGCGTGACATGGAATCTCATTTTCAAAGTCGGGCACAAAAATTCTTCTTAacttcagtataaaaaaaaaaaatgcatcaggCATATCTCTCTGGGGATAAATCGACTTCACCCTAATAGCACGTGCAAGGCAGATGATATCCTTGAGGGCACTCACAGAAAGTTTTAACCTTGGTTTAATGTCGCGTTTTTCAAGAAAGTTGCAAAATATACCGGTTTCCGAGATATTCTAATCGGACGTATGGGAGCTATAAGTATTCTAGAGTtggcaaaagaaaaatatctatgtttttacctttttttttgggggggggggtggaatTGCAAAATATTCCACTGTTTTTGTTTGTATAAGTTTCTGAGAACTGAATGTTTTGCAATTGATCTagattttttctaatgttttagtTCAGATTGTTTTCTAAGTGGCGTAGCATGGAAAAATGATGCCAAGAAGaaagtatattttcttaaaagatgaaataaatgcactaatatttagtttttgttgttttaatgtGCATcttgtcgccaatatggtaacccaaacAATCATATGTAATCTCTACATTGACAGTCCTTTGTTATATTGTTTGCCTCAGCAGCcatcttgttttgtttttatattgatgACTTGGCATCGTTGGCAATATgtaaaaatacactaaaaattgTTTCTCCCCTTTTTAAGAATGTTTGGAACAATATAGTTCAGCGAATTGCTATTAAATTAGAGAACGTCGATTAAATGCAATTTAGAACAAGAGCTTAGCAACCTGTAATTCTTTTCTTACCTCTTTCTCCATTAAAATCTATTATGCAATCGATCATCATCCTTTTTTTACGGCCTAAAATGGAACTTTATCTGCTATGCATAGACATGTCATATACCcgattagcacaagatattgtacaatatctccACGTtgttattcgatattttgaacatcAACCAATATCATGAAGACATTCGTTTCAATGTTGTTGGGCATATTGTGCTAACAAAGCACGGTCAATTGTGAGAAATGTCTTGAAGttttgtttacttaaaataaCTCACACTCAGTAATTTCTTTCTGTGATAATGAGAAGCGGAGAACATTTGCTTTGATGTTTATTTCTCGAGTAATAATAGACGATTAATGCCTTAGCAGTATTGGGGATTAAAGTAActcatttttacttaaatgatGCTATAGTTATCCTGCTGCAAATCCCTTTGTTCGACAACAAATTCTGTTGCATGCGCCTAAAGTGTGGTGTGGTTTCAACTCATTATCGTCATTGGTCCTTGTAAATAAAAGTCTTGGAGCCAATGACATATTTTTTCATTCGCTCTAGAAGATTCTCTAAAAAATTGCCATTCCAACATTTCAACAACTGTAATCACGCCACAGTCTTCATACAATAGGGTACAACTCCACACATCGCGTTgcttattaaagtaatattacagaaaaaattttcagatgacACTGCAATTAGCAGAATATTTTCACTATTGCAATTAGCAGAATATTTTCACCATCTTGCCCCCCCCCTCGGTCATCCGATCTTAATCCTTGTGAATCTCAGCTGTGAGGATATTTAAGAATCTGCATTTATACAGGCAATGTACCGaaattagttttcttaaaatacaaaatttcacatcACATATCCTATCTCTAAGCGAATAATTTATGTTCTGCTGTGAGGTGTATTGTGCAGGAATGCAATTTCTTAAGGAAAGAGACGGGACTTATCGAATTGTGTCTTGAGATAATAGAGTGCTTCCATTATTAGCAACAAAGTTTTTGCACAAATCTTCTTTTTAGTTATACTGTCCAATTCGTAGTTAATTTCATgtgattgcaataaaaatttttgcaaattaaaatatttttttcgttgctgatatttatttcatttccacaTGATAGTGCACATTGATA
The Argiope bruennichi chromosome 6, qqArgBrue1.1, whole genome shotgun sequence DNA segment above includes these coding regions:
- the LOC129972530 gene encoding protein singles bar-like, producing MPSIPITVTTTPVSSQRKVCCALHTEFLSRQPGLCKLGELLFGGICVGLMITYGTPVWMTLGIAYPLFLVNSSAALLFTSVSLFCYLISEHTYRAIRTTVLEIFQNATASVLYAVGSGFLLMHTSFFLWPMYIIIPYFQAYPALMTAGVFGSLCSFIHAIDAYCAYRTFRSIHFTR